In the genome of bacterium, one region contains:
- the mreC gene encoding rod shape-determining protein MreC → MRFIYTKTFLIFAGVLVAVVIALFLQVNGWLGGIQYLAAQAPKPVINFVTGIFRPITSVAGTLGSMKEVVAENNSLREELTDLRQRQVNYDQLQSENELLKSELGFKNKEPHNLQPCTVLSRDTQGTNDSLILNCGEPDGVQSGQGVVSGGYLVAKIVHVGKYTSTAVLITNNQSSIDARVSRNNVEGVIKGSFGSGLVFDLVSQSADVAPGDLVVTAGIDPQIPKNIMIGQVGQELSGQNDLFKKLTLVSPIKAHQLDFVFVIK, encoded by the coding sequence ATGAGATTCATTTACACAAAAACATTCTTAATATTTGCTGGCGTACTGGTTGCGGTTGTTATAGCTTTGTTTTTGCAGGTAAATGGCTGGTTGGGCGGAATTCAGTATCTGGCTGCGCAGGCGCCTAAGCCGGTTATAAATTTCGTAACTGGTATTTTTCGGCCCATCACTTCTGTCGCAGGAACGTTGGGCTCAATGAAGGAGGTAGTGGCCGAAAATAATTCCCTACGTGAAGAGCTTACCGATTTAAGGCAGCGGCAGGTCAATTATGATCAGTTGCAGAGCGAAAATGAATTACTTAAAAGCGAACTTGGGTTTAAAAATAAGGAGCCGCATAATTTGCAGCCATGCACTGTGCTTTCGCGCGATACTCAAGGCACCAATGATTCTCTTATATTAAACTGCGGCGAGCCGGACGGAGTGCAATCTGGTCAGGGTGTGGTGAGCGGAGGTTATTTGGTGGCCAAAATAGTTCATGTGGGAAAGTATACTTCTACCGCAGTGCTTATTACAAATAACCAAAGTTCTATCGATGCGCGAGTTTCGAGAAATAATGTTGAGGGAGTGATTAAAGGGTCTTTTGGTTCCGGACTGGTATTTGACTTAGTGTCTCAAAGCGCGGACGTCGCTCCGGGTGACCTGGTTGTTACTGCTGGCATAGATCCGCAAATTCCTAAGAATATAATGATCGGCCAAGTAGGGCAGGAATTATCTGGTCAGAATGATTTGTTTAAAAAATTAACCTTGGTATCGCCGATTAAGGCGCATCAGTTAGATTTTGTTTTTGTGATTAAATAG
- a CDS encoding rod shape-determining protein, whose protein sequence is MFDAIFKRFSQDLGIDLGTANTLVYVKGKGIVINEPSVVAINQRTKQILAIGTEAQRMVGRTPTHIVATRPLVDGVVSDFEITEAMLRYFIDKVHNQTYSFLRRPRVVIGIPSGVTEVEKRAVQDAAVNAGAREAFLIEEPMAASIGARLPVQDAQGSMIIDIGGGTTEIAVLSLGGVVIARSLRVAGDAMNEQIVQYARDNFGMLIGTRTAEDLKMRIGSCYPLAEPLTAHMRGRDLVSGLPKEIIVSDTHIREALTPSIKNIVNNVKAVIEEIPPEIISDIMHRGIVLAGGGALLRGLDHLLKDETKMPVTIADDPLTCVARGAGIVVEELEALREVLLPTDFSRIPR, encoded by the coding sequence ATGTTTGACGCAATATTTAAAAGATTTTCGCAGGATCTAGGGATAGATCTCGGAACCGCTAATACCCTCGTCTATGTCAAAGGCAAGGGTATTGTTATCAATGAGCCTTCTGTGGTGGCTATTAACCAGCGCACCAAACAGATTTTGGCTATTGGTACAGAAGCGCAGCGCATGGTTGGCCGAACGCCAACTCATATTGTCGCGACCCGTCCGTTAGTGGACGGGGTGGTTTCTGATTTCGAGATAACCGAAGCCATGTTGCGCTACTTCATCGATAAAGTTCATAATCAGACTTATTCTTTTTTGCGCCGTCCTCGAGTAGTAATCGGCATTCCGTCCGGTGTAACCGAAGTAGAGAAGCGTGCTGTGCAAGACGCAGCAGTCAACGCTGGCGCGCGCGAGGCGTTCTTAATAGAAGAGCCAATGGCAGCAAGTATTGGTGCGCGCTTGCCAGTGCAGGATGCGCAAGGGTCTATGATCATCGACATCGGCGGTGGCACTACCGAAATTGCTGTACTGTCTCTTGGTGGCGTGGTTATAGCGCGCAGCTTGCGTGTTGCCGGTGACGCTATGAACGAACAGATTGTTCAGTATGCCCGAGATAACTTCGGCATGCTTATTGGTACCCGCACAGCCGAAGATTTAAAGATGCGCATTGGTTCTTGTTACCCGTTGGCAGAGCCGTTAACAGCTCACATGCGGGGCCGCGATTTGGTATCGGGTTTGCCAAAGGAAATTATCGTGAGCGACACTCATATTCGCGAAGCCTTGACTCCGTCTATCAAAAACATTGTTAATAACGTTAAGGCGGTAATCGAAGAAATTCCTCCGGAAATCATTTCCGACATCATGCACCGTGGAATCGTATTGGCTGGCGGAGGCGCTTTGCTGCGGGGTCTGGATCACTTGTTAAAGGATGAAACTAAAATGCCTGTTACAATTGCTGATGATCCATTAACATGCGTAGCACGCGGCGCAGGTATTGTAGTAGAAGAATTAGAGGCTCTTCGCGAGGTATTGCTCCCGACTGATTTTTCCAGGATTCCAAGATAG
- the rseP gene encoding RIP metalloprotease RseP produces the protein MILTIIIFVAILSLLVFVHELGHFLFAKRAGMGVHEFGFGFPPRVFGIQKQDGKWRLVWGKGGQAVADSVDQGQTVYSVNAIPLGGFVKIMGEDNNEAKDPRSFTNKSFIARFLTLFAGVAMNVLAAWVILSVGFMIGLPVAINGLDEVPSGARFSQQQILIGGVREGSAAEAANIKESDIILSVDGQQFTEIETLQDYIRSKAGQTMSFEVKRINEIVKTEVVTETQNDPTKGVVGVGLAYYGKMQFQPHVALWQGAKTTVNQLKAIFSGIAKIFTSEDGVKGVGGPVKIAQLTGQVADLGLLPLLQFTAFLSLNLAILNSLPFPALDGGRMLFLIIEKLRGKPNNQSVEQYANAIGFMLLLLLMVVITVRDVSQLESIKNLFS, from the coding sequence ATGATACTTACAATAATAATTTTTGTTGCTATTCTCAGCCTGCTCGTGTTTGTTCACGAGCTGGGTCATTTTTTGTTTGCCAAGCGGGCTGGTATGGGTGTGCACGAATTCGGTTTCGGCTTTCCACCAAGAGTGTTTGGAATTCAGAAGCAAGACGGCAAATGGCGGTTGGTTTGGGGCAAGGGGGGACAGGCAGTCGCAGATAGTGTCGACCAGGGTCAAACTGTTTACTCCGTTAATGCTATTCCGTTGGGTGGATTCGTAAAGATTATGGGTGAAGATAATAATGAAGCGAAAGACCCTCGCAGTTTTACCAACAAATCCTTTATTGCCAGATTTTTAACTTTGTTTGCCGGGGTGGCGATGAATGTTCTGGCAGCATGGGTAATTCTTTCGGTCGGTTTTATGATCGGCTTGCCCGTGGCTATTAATGGTTTGGACGAAGTCCCTTCTGGTGCGAGGTTTAGTCAGCAACAAATTTTGATTGGCGGCGTTCGGGAAGGTTCTGCTGCAGAAGCAGCAAATATAAAAGAAAGCGATATTATTTTATCTGTCGACGGCCAGCAATTTACAGAGATAGAAACGCTCCAGGATTATATTCGTTCCAAAGCCGGCCAGACCATGAGCTTCGAAGTTAAGCGCATTAACGAAATTGTAAAAACAGAAGTAGTTACCGAGACACAGAATGATCCTACTAAAGGCGTGGTCGGGGTGGGTTTGGCTTATTATGGCAAGATGCAATTCCAGCCCCATGTTGCTTTGTGGCAGGGTGCAAAAACTACAGTTAACCAGCTGAAGGCTATTTTTAGCGGCATTGCTAAAATCTTTACATCTGAGGACGGGGTAAAGGGCGTCGGCGGCCCGGTGAAGATCGCTCAGCTTACTGGCCAAGTTGCCGATTTGGGTTTGCTGCCATTGCTGCAATTTACCGCTTTCTTGTCTCTGAACCTCGCAATTTTAAATTCGCTGCCGTTTCCCGCTCTGGACGGTGGTCGCATGCTCTTCTTAATAATAGAGAAGTTGCGTGGCAAGCCTAATAACCAGTCGGTGGAACAATACGCAAACGCGATTGGATTTATGTTGCTGTTGTTGTTGATGGTTGTGATCACTGTCCGGGATGTGTCGCAGTTGGAATCAATTAAGAACTTGTTCAGCTAA
- the frr gene encoding ribosome recycling factor, which translates to MIQDIINQHKEQFEKAMEHFHHELSSVRTGRANPALLATVMVESYGSKVPLQQVASVTVSDARTLTISPWDKSQLGEIEKGITAANLGFNPSSDGQVVRVNLSMLTEERRKEMVKLVGQIAEQARIGVRQVREEILKAVKRAESDGQITKDDVASAQKKVQDVIDKYNEQIKNTASDKEKELMTV; encoded by the coding sequence ATGATCCAAGATATAATCAATCAACACAAAGAACAGTTCGAAAAAGCTATGGAGCATTTTCATCATGAGCTATCTAGCGTGCGCACAGGTCGCGCCAATCCGGCACTACTGGCGACAGTAATGGTGGAAAGTTACGGTTCGAAGGTGCCGTTACAACAAGTGGCTAGCGTTACAGTTAGCGATGCTAGAACGTTGACAATCAGCCCGTGGGACAAATCTCAATTAGGAGAAATTGAAAAAGGCATCACCGCAGCAAACTTAGGGTTCAACCCGTCCAGCGATGGACAAGTAGTACGCGTGAATTTGTCCATGCTTACCGAAGAGCGCCGCAAGGAAATGGTAAAGCTAGTCGGCCAGATTGCCGAACAGGCACGCATTGGAGTGAGGCAGGTGCGAGAGGAAATTTTGAAAGCAGTGAAGCGCGCGGAAAGCGACGGACAGATTACCAAAGACGATGTGGCCAGTGCTCAAAAGAAAGTTCAGGACGTAATCGATAAATATAACGAACAGATCAAAAACACGGCTTCGGATAAAGAAAAAGAATTAATGACAGTTTAA
- a CDS encoding cupredoxin domain-containing protein, which produces MKNKGLVIVGVAILAAFAGYLIFNPVDNTAEQSNKEAASTATTQATVDTDTITKSEVSPTDNPTTSTTKPSNFNTSNSSSTPTGEDDIQSPDVMVYEIIYNGTSFSPASLTVKKGDIVIFKNDSDGKFRPASDDHPNHTIYPEFDADTGINAGGKYEFKFAKVGTWGFHDHINPSAKGTIKVQN; this is translated from the coding sequence ATGAAAAATAAGGGACTCGTTATCGTCGGGGTTGCGATATTGGCAGCCTTTGCTGGTTATTTGATCTTTAATCCCGTGGATAATACTGCAGAGCAGTCTAACAAAGAAGCAGCTTCGACTGCGACTACACAAGCCACAGTAGACACGGATACGATAACCAAAAGTGAAGTTTCTCCAACTGATAATCCTACAACATCAACTACCAAGCCCTCTAACTTTAATACTAGCAATAGTTCCAGTACCCCAACCGGTGAAGACGATATTCAGTCTCCGGACGTAATGGTTTATGAAATTATTTACAACGGCACTAGTTTTAGTCCCGCATCTTTGACCGTCAAAAAAGGGGATATTGTGATCTTTAAGAATGACAGCGATGGCAAGTTCCGCCCAGCTTCTGATGACCATCCGAATCATACTATATATCCTGAGTTCGATGCTGATACTGGCATCAATGCCGGTGGTAAATATGAATTCAAATTTGCTAAGGTTGGAACCTGGGGCTTTCATGACCATATAAACCCTTCCGCTAAGGGAACCATTAAGGTCCAAAACTAG
- the miaA gene encoding tRNA (adenosine(37)-N6)-dimethylallyltransferase MiaA, whose product MNTKKLQPKKGSSGSHTLNRNYDIICVVGPTASGKSELAVRLAKQYDGEIISADSRQIYHGMDIGSGKVEGKWVSKARYIERKAVGKNLKPITGEQRETKNKDDKIFVYKNIPHYLIDESSPSAQYSAAKFQRRARAAINDIIKRGKLPIVCGGTGHWVEAAIFDTDFPKAKPDKAIRAMLSQMAKEEMHAILQKIDHRRAAEIDKNNPHRLMRALEIVLTTGKPVPVLTKRSYYKNLRVLWVGLNPGSEVLEKNIAKRLKARLKIGMLKEVANLHKAVPKEKDAPSNHTFKKNSKGLSWKKLESFGLEYKYCALYLQDRISLEDMQNSIIVGSRQYAKRQITWWKRNPDILWAASEAKALALAKKLLS is encoded by the coding sequence ATGAACACCAAAAAGTTACAACCGAAAAAGGGCTCTAGTGGTAGCCATACGCTGAATAGAAACTACGACATCATTTGTGTTGTCGGCCCGACTGCTTCCGGAAAAAGTGAATTAGCTGTGAGGCTGGCAAAACAATACGACGGCGAAATAATCTCCGCCGATAGCCGCCAGATTTACCACGGCATGGACATTGGCTCCGGCAAAGTGGAAGGCAAGTGGGTAAGTAAAGCTAGATACATTGAGAGGAAAGCAGTCGGGAAAAATCTGAAACCAATAACGGGCGAACAAAGAGAAACTAAAAACAAAGACGATAAAATTTTTGTTTATAAAAATATTCCGCATTACTTGATCGACGAATCTTCCCCATCCGCGCAATATTCGGCGGCTAAGTTCCAGCGCCGCGCCCGCGCCGCAATTAACGACATAATCAAACGCGGCAAATTGCCCATTGTCTGCGGTGGTACGGGGCATTGGGTCGAAGCAGCTATTTTCGATACGGATTTTCCCAAGGCCAAACCCGATAAAGCAATCCGAGCGATGCTCAGCCAAATGGCGAAAGAAGAAATGCACGCCATACTACAAAAAATCGACCACAGGCGCGCGGCGGAGATTGATAAAAATAATCCACATCGCTTGATGCGGGCTTTAGAGATTGTGCTTACTACCGGAAAACCAGTTCCTGTTCTAACAAAAAGATCCTATTATAAGAATTTACGTGTATTATGGGTTGGCCTAAATCCAGGCAGCGAGGTGCTAGAAAAAAATATAGCAAAACGCCTAAAGGCACGGTTGAAAATTGGAATGCTCAAGGAAGTGGCGAATTTACACAAGGCCGTGCCAAAAGAAAAAGACGCACCATCCAATCATACTTTCAAAAAAAACTCAAAAGGCTTAAGCTGGAAAAAACTCGAGAGCTTTGGGTTGGAATACAAATACTGCGCCCTTTACCTGCAAGACAGAATATCTTTGGAAGATATGCAAAATAGTATTATTGTCGGCAGCCGGCAATATGCCAAACGACAAATAACTTGGTGGAAGCGCAACCCGGATATTCTCTGGGCTGCTTCGGAAGCCAAGGCTTTGGCTCTTGCAAAAAAACTCCTTTCCTGA
- a CDS encoding DMT family transporter encodes MEYLGIIFALVALVSWGLGDFFIQRTSRKTGIVDAMFFIDVVAAVVLLPFIWDELPLLEARTVYILLTAGVVLIGASFFLFTALKKGKLSVVEPTASLELPFTVIIAALLGHERLDLFTYLIIALVFIGIFLTVTEGRHVLRNLWHGHIKKFERGVWLAFFGSIAMALGNFTVGFASQETSPLMTIWATSLIILIPCVIYYIFTNRFGLMVGHIKKYPLTVLAEVTFDNMAWIAFAFAVVYIPISVAITISESYIILAVLLGVLINKEKLRQHQYLGVAMAIGGVLLLARMQG; translated from the coding sequence ATGGAATATTTAGGAATCATCTTTGCTTTAGTAGCGCTTGTTAGCTGGGGCTTAGGTGATTTTTTTATACAGAGAACCTCGCGCAAAACCGGCATTGTCGATGCTATGTTCTTTATCGATGTTGTGGCGGCCGTAGTTCTTTTGCCTTTCATATGGGACGAACTTCCTCTGCTTGAAGCTCGCACTGTTTATATATTACTTACTGCCGGCGTAGTCTTAATTGGCGCTTCGTTCTTTTTATTCACTGCTTTAAAGAAGGGTAAGCTTTCTGTAGTCGAACCTACAGCAAGTTTGGAGCTGCCATTCACGGTTATCATAGCCGCTCTGTTGGGTCATGAACGGTTAGATCTGTTTACATATTTAATAATCGCGTTGGTGTTCATAGGTATTTTTTTAACAGTGACCGAAGGAAGGCATGTACTAAGGAATCTTTGGCATGGCCATATTAAAAAGTTCGAACGGGGGGTATGGTTAGCGTTTTTCGGATCCATAGCTATGGCACTGGGTAATTTTACAGTCGGTTTTGCTAGTCAGGAGACTAGCCCCTTGATGACTATATGGGCAACGAGCTTAATAATTTTAATTCCATGTGTGATTTATTATATTTTTACCAACCGCTTCGGTTTGATGGTGGGGCATATCAAGAAATATCCCCTCACTGTTTTAGCGGAGGTTACGTTTGATAACATGGCCTGGATCGCATTTGCTTTTGCGGTTGTTTATATTCCAATTTCTGTCGCGATTACTATTAGTGAGAGCTATATTATCTTGGCCGTCCTGTTAGGCGTGCTAATTAATAAGGAGAAATTGAGGCAGCATCAATATTTGGGTGTGGCTATGGCCATTGGAGGTGTGTTGCTGCTGGCACGCATGCAAGGGTAG
- the gatB gene encoding Asp-tRNA(Asn)/Glu-tRNA(Gln) amidotransferase subunit GatB, which yields MELKGYKPVIGLEIHVQLATKSKMFSSAPNNPDEKQPNTNIDEVVTAEPGTLPVLNKEAVRLGVMVGLALNCEIPEFSKFDRKHYFYPDLPKGYQISQYDEPIAKNGWVEISVPADSSRAQWGGNPEAYTKRIRITRAHLEEDAGKNTHPEGLPYSLVDLNRAGCPLLEIVTEPDVETAEEARIFLQELQRIVRYVGAGAADMEKGTMRCEPNISVRKPGEETLPKYKVEVKNINSFRFAEAAINYEIPRHIEILEAGEMPKQVTMGWNEKKNETVEQRSKEEANDYRYFPEPDLAPMHFTKEFVDDLRNNLPELPSAKRVRFAQEFSLANDAIEDLLSWKELNEYFENVVSEIDAWMVADDSVHSGMKEIPHQELRAKLVKGAANWCLQEFSALLNSNNMNPMDSKVSAENMAELVKLIDNGKISGSAAKQVFKVMFEKGGEPDHIVEELGLVQVSDEGAIEAAIDNVIAANEKAVADFKAGEQKSFGFLVGQVMKETQGKANPQVVNELLRKKLS from the coding sequence ATGGAACTAAAAGGTTATAAACCAGTCATTGGATTAGAGATCCACGTCCAGCTTGCTACTAAAAGCAAGATGTTTTCGAGCGCACCGAATAATCCTGATGAGAAACAGCCAAATACTAATATAGACGAAGTTGTTACTGCTGAGCCAGGAACTTTACCGGTATTAAACAAAGAAGCAGTGCGTCTGGGTGTTATGGTAGGCTTGGCTTTGAATTGTGAAATTCCAGAATTCTCCAAGTTCGACCGCAAGCATTATTTTTATCCGGATCTTCCAAAGGGTTATCAAATTTCCCAGTACGATGAACCGATTGCCAAAAATGGCTGGGTGGAAATCAGTGTGCCGGCGGATTCAAGTCGAGCCCAGTGGGGCGGTAATCCAGAGGCATACACGAAGCGCATTCGCATCACCCGCGCTCATTTGGAAGAAGACGCCGGTAAAAACACCCATCCAGAAGGCTTGCCGTATTCCTTGGTGGATCTTAATCGTGCTGGTTGTCCGTTATTAGAAATCGTAACCGAACCAGATGTAGAGACTGCCGAAGAGGCCCGCATTTTTTTACAGGAGTTGCAGAGAATTGTTCGCTATGTTGGCGCTGGTGCTGCAGATATGGAAAAGGGAACTATGCGCTGCGAGCCGAATATTTCTGTTCGCAAGCCGGGCGAAGAAACTTTGCCCAAGTATAAAGTTGAAGTGAAAAATATCAACAGCTTTAGATTTGCCGAAGCAGCGATTAACTACGAAATACCCCGCCATATCGAAATACTGGAAGCTGGCGAAATGCCAAAGCAGGTAACAATGGGCTGGAATGAAAAGAAAAATGAAACCGTTGAACAACGCAGCAAAGAGGAGGCGAATGACTATCGCTATTTCCCAGAGCCGGATCTAGCGCCAATGCATTTTACAAAAGAATTCGTAGATGACCTGCGAAATAATCTTCCGGAATTGCCATCGGCTAAGCGCGTGCGTTTTGCTCAGGAGTTTAGTTTGGCCAATGATGCCATCGAAGACCTGCTGTCTTGGAAAGAACTTAATGAATATTTTGAGAACGTGGTTAGCGAAATCGACGCCTGGATGGTTGCAGATGATAGCGTGCACAGCGGCATGAAAGAAATTCCTCATCAAGAATTGCGAGCCAAGCTGGTTAAAGGAGCGGCTAATTGGTGCCTGCAGGAGTTTTCTGCTTTGTTAAACAGCAATAATATGAACCCAATGGATTCTAAGGTTTCCGCCGAGAACATGGCCGAACTGGTAAAGCTCATTGATAACGGTAAAATTAGCGGCAGCGCAGCTAAACAAGTCTTTAAGGTTATGTTCGAAAAGGGCGGCGAGCCGGATCATATAGTAGAAGAGCTGGGCCTGGTTCAAGTAAGCGACGAAGGCGCCATCGAAGCTGCTATCGACAATGTTATAGCTGCGAACGAAAAAGCCGTTGCCGATTTTAAAGCTGGCGAGCAAAAATCGTTCGGATTTTTGGTCGGTCAGGTTATGAAGGAAACTCAGGGCAAAGCCAACCCACAGGTGGTGAATGAATTGCTTAGGAAGAAATTAAGTTAA
- the gatA gene encoding Asp-tRNA(Asn)/Glu-tRNA(Gln) amidotransferase subunit GatA, with product MEWEKLQLHELRQKLDSKEISSVELTKYFLARIKELSPVGDQDKLNAFITVDEEDALRQAQEADEYIAAEGGNPPLCGIPFAAKDLFLTKGIRTTAASKILDNYIPPYDSTVIAKLKEQKAVMIGKANMDQFAHGSSGETSYYGATRNPWDTTRMPGGSSSGSAAAVAGGLAPWALATETGGSIRQPASLTGVSGWKPTYGRVSRYGVAAMASSLDSMGAMAQSVRDLAMIAEVISGQDEKDSTTGPMEVPEYSKLLNADIKGMKIGVPKEYFIEGMQEDVRSRVMEAIEVLRGLGAEIVDVSLPNTKYGSLVYAIVCPSEVSSNLARYDGIRYGHSTSEEGSLLDVYMKSRAEGFGDEAKRRIMIGTYVLSAGYYDAYYKKAQRVRRLILREFEEIFKQVDVLVAPSSPNVALPLGKAANDPLFGYIADQLNIPGSLAGTPGLSVPCGFAKPSDGGEKEMPVGLQIIGPQWGEQKVFNVGAAYQDATDWHTKKAI from the coding sequence ATGGAATGGGAAAAGCTGCAGCTGCATGAGCTGCGTCAAAAATTAGATAGCAAAGAGATTTCGTCGGTGGAACTGACGAAATATTTTTTGGCACGCATTAAAGAATTGTCTCCGGTCGGCGATCAGGATAAATTGAATGCGTTCATTACCGTAGACGAAGAAGATGCTTTGCGTCAGGCGCAAGAGGCCGATGAATATATTGCTGCAGAAGGCGGCAACCCTCCTTTGTGCGGCATTCCGTTTGCGGCAAAAGATTTGTTTTTAACCAAAGGCATTCGCACCACGGCTGCATCGAAAATTTTGGATAACTATATTCCTCCTTATGACTCCACTGTAATTGCTAAATTGAAAGAACAGAAAGCTGTGATGATCGGCAAAGCCAATATGGATCAGTTTGCGCACGGCTCTAGCGGTGAAACTTCTTACTACGGAGCGACTCGCAATCCCTGGGATACCACTCGCATGCCAGGCGGCTCTAGCAGCGGTAGCGCTGCTGCAGTTGCGGGAGGGCTCGCTCCTTGGGCCTTGGCAACAGAAACCGGTGGCAGCATTCGCCAACCAGCATCTTTAACTGGCGTGAGCGGATGGAAGCCGACTTACGGACGCGTGTCTCGTTATGGGGTAGCAGCGATGGCAAGTTCATTAGACAGTATGGGTGCGATGGCACAGAGCGTACGCGATTTGGCGATGATTGCCGAAGTTATTAGCGGACAGGACGAAAAAGATTCTACAACAGGACCTATGGAAGTTCCAGAATACTCGAAGCTTCTCAATGCCGATATTAAAGGCATGAAAATTGGCGTCCCTAAAGAGTACTTTATAGAGGGTATGCAAGAAGATGTGCGTTCTAGAGTGATGGAGGCGATCGAGGTTCTGCGCGGATTGGGCGCAGAAATTGTCGATGTGAGCTTGCCGAACACGAAATATGGTTCTTTGGTTTATGCTATTGTTTGTCCCAGTGAAGTATCATCTAATTTAGCGCGTTATGATGGCATCCGTTACGGCCATTCAACATCAGAAGAAGGCAGTTTATTGGACGTGTATATGAAGAGCCGTGCCGAAGGCTTTGGCGACGAAGCCAAGCGCCGAATTATGATCGGCACCTATGTGTTATCTGCTGGTTATTACGATGCTTATTACAAAAAAGCTCAGCGCGTGCGCCGATTGATTCTCAGAGAGTTCGAGGAAATATTTAAGCAGGTAGATGTGTTAGTAGCGCCGAGTTCTCCGAATGTAGCGTTGCCTTTAGGCAAAGCAGCTAACGACCCCTTGTTTGGTTATATTGCCGATCAGTTGAATATCCCTGGTTCTTTAGCAGGGACTCCTGGGCTATCTGTTCCCTGCGGTTTTGCAAAGCCGAGCGATGGGGGAGAAAAAGAGATGCCGGTGGGATTGCAAATTATCGGCCCGCAATGGGGCGAGCAAAAAGTCTTTAACGTCGGAGCTGCCTATCAGGATGCAACCGATTGGCACACTAAGAAAGCAATTTAA
- the gatC gene encoding Asp-tRNA(Asn)/Glu-tRNA(Gln) amidotransferase subunit GatC: MLSTDEVKKIAQLARIELRDGEVEKFQTDLSSVLDYVDELKDVDTEGLEIVSSVTGLENVVRPDKAVMIEYQDDITKNAPQSKDRYYKVKSIL, translated from the coding sequence ATGTTAAGTACAGATGAAGTCAAAAAAATCGCCCAATTAGCGCGTATAGAGCTGCGAGACGGGGAAGTGGAAAAATTCCAAACCGACCTGTCTTCTGTTTTGGATTATGTAGACGAGCTTAAAGATGTCGATACAGAAGGGCTGGAAATCGTCTCTTCGGTAACTGGTTTGGAAAATGTTGTGCGCCCAGATAAAGCCGTTATGATCGAATACCAAGACGATATAACAAAAAACGCTCCACAGAGCAAAGATAGATACTATAAAGTGAAATCAATTTTGTAA
- a CDS encoding LemA family protein: MWIFLGIIAIAVIAIIFVYNSLIRSRNRVDEAWADIEVQLKRRYDLIPNLVNTVKGFAAQESGVLERVTEARTRAMGAHNPAEQAQDENMLSSTLKSLFAVAENYPDLKSNQNFAQLQADLTDTENKIQAARRFYNGNVRDFNTKIEVFPTNLFASMLGFTKRAFFDIDDNGPESQNVEVKF, from the coding sequence ATGTGGATTTTCTTAGGAATTATTGCGATTGCAGTAATCGCTATAATCTTTGTTTACAACTCGCTTATTCGCTCCCGCAATCGCGTGGACGAAGCATGGGCAGATATCGAAGTTCAGCTTAAGCGCCGCTATGACCTGATCCCTAACCTAGTAAATACCGTTAAAGGTTTTGCTGCGCAGGAATCCGGCGTGCTAGAACGCGTCACCGAAGCCCGCACCCGCGCGATGGGCGCGCACAACCCGGCCGAACAGGCTCAGGACGAAAACATGCTGTCCTCTACTTTAAAAAGCTTGTTTGCTGTTGCAGAAAACTATCCTGACCTAAAGAGTAACCAAAATTTTGCTCAATTACAGGCAGACCTTACTGACACAGAAAATAAGATTCAGGCCGCTCGCCGATTTTATAACGGTAACGTCCGCGACTTTAACACCAAGATCGAAGTCTTTCCTACTAACTTGTTTGCTTCCATGCTTGGCTTTACCAAGCGGGCGTTCTTCGACATCGACGACAACGGCCCAGAAAGCCAGAATGTTGAAGTTAAGTTTTAA